From Streptomyces sp. CMB-StM0423, a single genomic window includes:
- a CDS encoding DUF3052 domain-containing protein, with protein sequence MSATADHAEERTNPATRLGFQAGEVVQEIGYDDDTDQELREAIESITGQNLVDEDYDDVADAVVLWFRDDDGDLTDALVDATTMIDEGAPVWLMTPKTGRDGYVEPSDIGEAAQTAGLAQTKSINAGTDWSGSRLVTPKGARSTKR encoded by the coding sequence GTGAGCGCGACCGCGGACCACGCGGAGGAGCGGACCAACCCCGCCACCAGGCTGGGTTTCCAGGCCGGAGAGGTGGTCCAGGAGATCGGTTACGACGACGACACCGATCAGGAGCTTCGCGAGGCCATCGAATCGATCACCGGGCAGAACCTCGTGGACGAGGACTACGACGACGTCGCGGACGCCGTCGTGCTCTGGTTCCGCGACGACGACGGCGATCTGACGGATGCGCTGGTGGACGCCACCACCATGATCGACGAAGGCGCCCCGGTCTGGCTCATGACGCCCAAGACCGGCCGTGACGGCTACGTCGAGCCCAGCGACATCGGCGAGGCGGCGCAGACCGCCGGTCTGGCCCAGACCAAGAGCATCAACGCGGGTACGGACTGGAGCGGCAGCCGCTTGGTCACCCCGAAGGGGGCCCGCTCGACCAAGCGCTGA
- a CDS encoding TerD family protein, with protein sequence MSFWGNWRREGVPQFDSAGASYSVQLTKRKPLLSLSRQGSDTGNLRINLSWRMRTSDLGGRTRMGGGTLLHPAKLFRPEIVQAQGPAVVNVDLDLACMYELEDGTKGVVQPLGNLLGDINDPPYIKLSGDDRFGSGSGETVYVNLDHKEAFRRLLVFVYIYDGTPAFDRTQAVVTLYPSSGPRVEIALDERAPEARSCAVLLIENKKGELTVRREVRYVYGFQSELDRLYGWGLVWGRGYKTKT encoded by the coding sequence GTGTCGTTCTGGGGCAACTGGCGGCGGGAGGGGGTGCCGCAGTTCGACAGCGCCGGTGCGTCGTACTCGGTGCAGCTCACCAAGCGCAAGCCGCTGCTCTCACTGAGCCGGCAGGGATCCGACACCGGGAACCTGCGCATCAACCTGTCCTGGCGGATGCGCACCTCCGACCTCGGCGGCCGCACCCGCATGGGCGGCGGGACGCTGCTGCACCCGGCGAAGCTGTTCCGGCCGGAGATCGTGCAGGCGCAGGGTCCTGCCGTCGTCAACGTCGACCTCGACCTGGCGTGCATGTACGAGCTGGAGGACGGCACCAAGGGCGTGGTGCAGCCGCTGGGCAACCTCCTCGGCGACATCAACGACCCGCCGTACATCAAGCTCAGCGGCGACGACAGGTTCGGCTCGGGCTCGGGCGAGACGGTGTACGTCAACCTCGACCACAAGGAGGCGTTCCGGCGGCTGCTGGTGTTCGTCTACATCTACGACGGCACCCCCGCGTTCGACCGTACGCAGGCCGTCGTCACGCTGTACCCGTCCAGCGGGCCGCGGGTGGAGATCGCGCTCGACGAGCGGGCGCCGGAGGCGCGGTCGTGCGCGGTGCTGCTGATCGAGAACAAGAAGGGCGAGCTCACGGTGCGGCGCGAGGTGCGCTACGTGTACGGGTTCCAGTCGGAGCTGGACCGGCTGTACGGCTGGGGGCTGGTGTGGGGGCGCGGGTACAAGACGAAGACGTGA
- the aceE gene encoding pyruvate dehydrogenase (acetyl-transferring), homodimeric type → MASGSDRNPIIIGGLPSQVPDFDPEETQEWLDSLDAAVDERGRERARYLMLRLIERAREKRVAVPEMRSTDYVNTIATKDEPFFPGNEEIERKVLNATRWNAAVMVSRAQRPGIGVGGHIATFASSASLYDVGFNHFFRGKDRGDGGDQVFFQGHASPGIYARAFLLDRLSEAQLDGFRQEHSKAPNGLSSYPHPRNMPDFWEFPTVSMGLGPLGAIHQARMNRYMQARGIADTSRSHVWAFLGDGEMDEPESLGQLSLPAREGLDNLTFVVNCNLQRLDGPVRGNGKIIQELESYFRGAGWNVIKLVWDRSWDPLLAQDRDGALVNKLNTTPDGQFQTYATESGAYIREHFFGDDLRLRRMVEDMTDGQLLHLGRGGHDHRKVYAAFEAAVAHKGQPTVILAQTIKGWTLGPNFEGRNATHQMKKLTVEDLKRFRDRLHLPIPDKDLEDGLPPYYHPGRDSEEIQYMHDRRQALGGYVPTRVVRSQPLKLPDDKTYAAVKKGSGTQAIATTMAFVRLLKDLMRDKEIGKRFVPIAPDEYRTFGMDSFFPSAKIYNPLGQTYESVDRDLLLAYKESPTGQLLHDGISEAGCTAALTAAGTAYATHGEPLIPVYVFYSMFGFQRTGDQFWAMADQLGRGFVIGATAGRTTLTGEGLQHADGHSQLLASTNPAAVAYDPAFGFEIAHIMQDGLRRMYGSSPEHPHGEDVFYYLTVYNEPIVHPAEPENVDVEGIVKGIHKLSPAAAGRIPAQVMASGVAVPWALEAQRILAEEWDVRADVWSATSWNELRREAVETERHNLLHPEEEQRVPWVTRKLAGAEGPFVAVSDWMRSVPDQISRWVPGTYQSLGADGFGFADTRGGARRFFHIDAQSIVVGVLTELAKEGKVDRSVLKQAIDRYQLLDVAAADPGAAGGDA, encoded by the coding sequence GTGGCTTCCGGATCCGATCGCAACCCGATCATCATTGGCGGCCTTCCCAGCCAGGTCCCGGATTTCGATCCCGAGGAGACCCAGGAGTGGCTCGACTCGCTCGACGCGGCCGTCGACGAGCGGGGCCGGGAACGAGCCCGCTATCTCATGCTCCGCCTCATCGAACGCGCCCGCGAGAAGCGCGTGGCAGTGCCCGAGATGCGCAGCACGGACTACGTCAACACCATCGCGACCAAGGACGAGCCGTTCTTCCCCGGCAACGAGGAGATCGAGCGCAAGGTCCTGAACGCGACCCGCTGGAACGCGGCCGTGATGGTCTCCCGGGCCCAGCGCCCCGGTATCGGCGTCGGCGGCCACATCGCCACCTTCGCCTCGTCCGCGTCGCTCTACGACGTGGGCTTCAACCACTTCTTCCGCGGCAAGGACCGCGGCGACGGCGGTGACCAGGTCTTCTTCCAGGGCCACGCCTCGCCCGGCATCTACGCCCGCGCCTTCCTGCTCGACCGCCTCAGCGAAGCGCAGCTCGACGGCTTCCGGCAGGAGCACTCCAAGGCCCCCAACGGCCTGTCCAGCTACCCGCACCCGCGGAACATGCCGGACTTCTGGGAGTTCCCCACGGTCTCCATGGGCCTCGGCCCGCTGGGTGCCATCCACCAGGCCCGGATGAACCGCTACATGCAGGCCCGCGGCATCGCCGACACCTCGCGCTCGCACGTGTGGGCGTTCCTCGGCGACGGCGAGATGGACGAGCCGGAGTCGCTGGGCCAGTTGTCCCTGCCCGCCCGCGAAGGGCTGGACAACCTCACCTTCGTCGTGAACTGCAACCTCCAGCGGCTCGACGGCCCCGTCCGCGGCAACGGGAAGATCATCCAGGAGCTGGAGTCGTACTTCCGCGGCGCCGGCTGGAACGTGATCAAGCTGGTCTGGGACCGCTCCTGGGACCCGCTGCTCGCACAGGACCGCGACGGCGCCCTGGTCAACAAGCTGAACACGACGCCCGACGGCCAGTTCCAGACGTACGCCACCGAGTCCGGCGCGTACATCCGCGAGCACTTCTTCGGCGACGACCTGCGGCTGCGCCGCATGGTCGAGGACATGACCGACGGCCAGCTCCTCCACCTCGGCCGCGGCGGCCACGACCACCGCAAGGTCTACGCCGCCTTCGAGGCCGCCGTCGCGCACAAGGGCCAGCCGACCGTCATCCTCGCCCAGACCATCAAGGGCTGGACCCTCGGCCCGAACTTCGAGGGCCGCAACGCCACGCACCAGATGAAGAAGCTCACGGTCGAGGACCTCAAGCGGTTCCGCGACCGGCTGCACCTCCCCATCCCGGACAAGGACCTGGAAGACGGCCTCCCGCCGTACTACCACCCCGGCCGGGACTCCGAGGAGATCCAGTACATGCACGACCGCCGGCAGGCCCTCGGCGGCTACGTACCGACGCGCGTGGTGCGCTCCCAGCCGCTGAAGCTGCCGGACGACAAGACCTACGCGGCCGTCAAGAAGGGCTCCGGCACCCAGGCGATCGCCACCACGATGGCGTTCGTGCGGCTGCTGAAGGACCTGATGCGGGACAAGGAGATCGGCAAGCGCTTCGTGCCGATCGCGCCGGACGAGTACCGCACGTTCGGCATGGACTCCTTCTTCCCGAGCGCCAAGATCTACAACCCGCTCGGCCAGACCTACGAGTCCGTGGACCGCGATCTGCTCCTCGCCTACAAGGAGTCGCCCACCGGGCAGCTCCTGCACGACGGCATCTCCGAGGCCGGCTGTACGGCCGCGCTGACCGCCGCCGGCACCGCGTACGCCACCCACGGCGAGCCGCTGATCCCGGTCTACGTCTTCTACTCGATGTTCGGGTTCCAGCGCACCGGCGACCAGTTCTGGGCCATGGCCGACCAGCTCGGCCGCGGCTTCGTCATCGGCGCCACCGCCGGCCGCACCACGCTCACCGGCGAGGGCCTGCAGCACGCCGACGGCCACTCCCAGCTCCTGGCGTCGACGAACCCGGCGGCCGTGGCGTACGACCCGGCGTTCGGCTTCGAGATCGCGCACATCATGCAGGACGGCCTGCGGCGGATGTACGGCTCGTCGCCCGAGCACCCGCACGGCGAGGACGTCTTCTACTACCTGACCGTGTACAACGAGCCGATCGTCCACCCGGCCGAGCCGGAGAACGTCGACGTCGAGGGCATCGTCAAGGGCATCCACAAGCTGTCGCCTGCGGCGGCGGGCCGGATCCCGGCGCAGGTCATGGCGTCCGGCGTGGCCGTGCCGTGGGCGCTGGAGGCGCAGCGGATCCTGGCCGAGGAGTGGGACGTACGCGCCGACGTATGGTCCGCCACCTCGTGGAACGAGCTGCGCCGGGAGGCCGTCGAGACGGAGCGGCACAACCTGCTGCACCCGGAGGAGGAGCAGCGGGTGCCGTGGGTGACGCGGAAGCTCGCCGGGGCCGAGGGGCCGTTCGTGGCGGTGTCGGACTGGATGCGGTCCGTACCCGACCAGATCTCGCGGTGGGTGCCGGGCACGTACCAGTCGCTGGGCGCGGACGGCTTCGGCTTCGCCGACACCCGCGGCGGGGCGCGGCGCTTCTTCCACATCGACGCGCAGTCGATCGTGGTGGGAGTGCTGACGGAGCTGGCCAAGGAGGGGAAGGTGGACCGGTCCGTGCTGAAGCAGGCGATCGACCGGTACCAGCTTCTCGACGTGGCGGCGGCCGACCCGGGGGCGGCGGGCGGCGACGCCTGA
- a CDS encoding DUF475 domain-containing protein, with translation MVLKTFGWSFAVTAAGLACAAIFWGWEAFVLVAILSILEISLSFDNAVVNAGVLKKMNAFWQKIFLTVGILIAVFGMRLVFPVVIVAITAKVGPIEAVQLAMDDPDQYEQLVTDAHPSIAAFGGMFLLMIFLEFLFDEREHKWIPFIEKPLSKVGRIDAISVCIALIVLLTTAMTIATSAIQHGGGHVDKSGTVMAAGIAGLITYLIVGGLSGHFEDKLEEEEEREHEAEEAAKRSGQQPSAVGLAGKAAFFMFLYLEVLDASFSFDGVIGAFAITNHIFWMALGLGIGAMYVRSLTVYLVRQGTLDDYVYLEHGAHYAIGALATILLITIKWHIHEVITGVIGVAFIGLSLYSSIRRNRRIEAEGGGGDDEPAEKELPSRV, from the coding sequence GTGGTGCTGAAAACCTTCGGCTGGTCTTTCGCGGTGACCGCCGCGGGCCTCGCCTGTGCCGCGATCTTCTGGGGGTGGGAGGCGTTCGTCCTGGTGGCGATCCTGTCCATCCTGGAGATCTCGCTCTCCTTCGACAACGCGGTCGTCAACGCCGGCGTGCTGAAGAAGATGAACGCCTTCTGGCAGAAGATCTTCCTCACGGTCGGCATCCTCATCGCCGTCTTCGGCATGCGCCTGGTCTTCCCCGTGGTCATCGTCGCCATCACCGCCAAGGTCGGGCCGATCGAAGCCGTCCAACTGGCCATGGACGACCCTGATCAATACGAGCAGCTCGTCACCGACGCGCATCCGTCCATCGCCGCGTTCGGCGGGATGTTCCTGCTGATGATCTTCCTGGAGTTCCTCTTCGACGAGCGGGAGCACAAGTGGATCCCGTTCATCGAGAAGCCGCTCTCGAAGGTCGGCCGGATCGACGCGATCTCCGTGTGCATCGCCCTGATCGTGCTGCTGACCACCGCGATGACGATCGCCACCAGCGCAATTCAGCACGGCGGCGGACATGTGGACAAATCGGGGACGGTGATGGCCGCAGGCATCGCCGGCCTCATCACGTATCTCATCGTCGGCGGTCTCTCCGGGCACTTCGAGGACAAGCTCGAAGAGGAGGAGGAACGCGAGCACGAGGCCGAGGAGGCGGCGAAGCGCTCCGGCCAGCAGCCGTCCGCCGTCGGGCTCGCGGGCAAGGCCGCGTTCTTCATGTTCCTCTACCTGGAGGTCCTGGACGCCTCGTTCTCCTTCGACGGCGTCATCGGCGCCTTCGCCATCACCAACCACATCTTCTGGATGGCGCTGGGTCTGGGCATCGGCGCGATGTACGTCCGGTCGCTGACGGTCTACCTGGTCCGCCAGGGCACGCTGGACGACTACGTGTACCTGGAGCACGGTGCGCACTACGCGATCGGCGCGCTGGCGACCATCCTGCTGATCACCATCAAGTGGCACATCCACGAGGTGATCACCGGCGTCATCGGCGTCGCCTTCATCGGTCTGTCCCTGTACTCCTCCATCCGCCGCAACCGGCGCATCGAGGCAGAGGGCGGCGGCGGAGACGACGAACCGGCCGAAAAGGAGCTTCCCTCCCGCGTGTAG
- a CDS encoding TerD family protein, which translates to MTHAMAQGSDMSVSVPAVRAVLRWTPGAGVPDVDACVILLDEGGRVRSDADFVFYNQPRHPSGLARKLPKKRQGEGLTDSVEAQLTRQDPSVDRMVLIASADGGTLAGVRNLRVELHDAGSGDTAGGEPFAYADIQPDGGASSALICGELRRAGGGWQFRAVTKGYATGLVGVAGEFGISVDETDTGHHPTPDSGNDPASGGRPAPGAAQAAQAQQAAQAQQAAHSPRPAAAQPQPAPPIAYGYPPAFTLPPQGPQFIGR; encoded by the coding sequence ATGACGCACGCCATGGCGCAGGGATCCGACATGTCCGTATCCGTCCCTGCGGTACGGGCCGTGCTGCGCTGGACCCCGGGCGCCGGCGTCCCGGACGTCGACGCCTGCGTCATCCTCCTCGACGAGGGCGGCCGGGTGCGCTCCGACGCCGACTTCGTCTTCTACAACCAGCCCCGGCACCCCTCCGGGCTCGCCCGCAAGCTGCCGAAGAAGCGGCAGGGCGAGGGCCTGACCGACTCCGTCGAGGCGCAGCTCACCCGGCAGGACCCGTCGGTCGACCGGATGGTGCTGATCGCCTCGGCCGACGGCGGCACCCTCGCGGGGGTGCGGAACCTGCGGGTCGAGCTGCACGACGCCGGGAGCGGCGACACGGCGGGCGGGGAGCCTTTCGCGTACGCGGACATCCAGCCCGACGGCGGCGCGTCGTCGGCGCTGATCTGCGGCGAGCTGCGGCGGGCCGGCGGCGGCTGGCAGTTCCGCGCGGTGACGAAGGGGTACGCCACGGGCCTGGTCGGCGTCGCCGGCGAGTTCGGCATCTCGGTGGACGAGACGGACACCGGGCACCACCCGACGCCCGACTCCGGGAACGACCCGGCCTCAGGCGGCCGGCCCGCACCGGGCGCCGCGCAGGCCGCACAAGCCCAGCAGGCGGCACAGGCCCAGCAGGCCGCGCACAGCCCCCGGCCTGCCGCCGCCCAGCCGCAGCCCGCGCCCCCCATCGCGTACGGCTACCCTCCGGCGTTCACCCTCCCGCCCCAGGGCCCGCAGTTCATCGGCCGCTGA
- a CDS encoding HpcH/HpaI aldolase/citrate lyase family protein — MRHFGHVSPDVRAGLFHREPAEFTADAPPDELAMALGATLYSPATRPQLARDIRSQAARGVVSMVLCLEDSIADDEVPEAEANVVRQLRELERQGAGGALPLLFVRTREAGQIPDLVARLGPAARLLSGFVLPKFTAVQGVAFLEAVIKAEQVLAPGGRRLYAMPVVESPEVLHLESRAAALRGIARVLEQYRERVLAVRLGVTDFCAAYGLRRSPDMTAYDVQLVAAAIGDVVNVFGRADGSGFTVTGPVWEYFRQQERLFKPQLRSSPFAAGRAEELRAALIEHDMDGLLREISLDRANGLQGKTCIHPSHVAPVHALSVVSHEEYVDATDIVRKSGAGGGVMRSAYTNKMNEAKPHRAWAERTLRRARVFGVAREDTTFVELLAAAGRGES, encoded by the coding sequence ATGCGCCACTTCGGGCACGTCTCCCCGGACGTGCGTGCCGGGCTGTTCCACCGCGAGCCGGCCGAGTTCACCGCCGACGCGCCGCCGGACGAGCTGGCCATGGCCCTCGGCGCGACCCTCTACAGCCCCGCCACCCGCCCGCAGCTCGCGCGCGACATCCGCTCCCAGGCGGCGCGGGGAGTGGTGTCGATGGTGCTGTGCCTGGAGGACTCCATAGCGGACGACGAGGTGCCGGAGGCGGAGGCCAACGTCGTACGGCAGCTCAGGGAGCTGGAGCGGCAGGGCGCCGGGGGTGCCCTGCCGCTGCTGTTCGTCCGGACCCGGGAGGCGGGCCAGATCCCCGATCTGGTGGCCCGGCTGGGACCCGCGGCGCGGCTGCTGTCGGGGTTCGTGCTGCCGAAGTTCACGGCGGTGCAGGGGGTGGCGTTCCTGGAGGCGGTCATCAAGGCGGAGCAGGTGCTGGCGCCGGGCGGGCGGCGGCTCTACGCGATGCCGGTGGTGGAGTCGCCCGAGGTGCTGCACCTGGAGTCGCGGGCGGCGGCGCTGCGGGGGATCGCGCGGGTGCTGGAGCAGTACCGGGAGCGGGTGCTCGCGGTACGGCTCGGGGTCACGGACTTCTGCGCCGCGTACGGGCTGCGGCGGTCGCCGGACATGACGGCGTACGACGTGCAGTTGGTGGCGGCGGCGATCGGGGACGTGGTGAACGTCTTCGGGCGGGCGGACGGCAGCGGCTTCACGGTCACGGGTCCCGTTTGGGAGTACTTCCGCCAGCAGGAACGATTGTTCAAGCCGCAGTTGCGGAGCAGCCCGTTCGCGGCGGGGCGGGCGGAGGAGCTGCGGGCGGCGCTCATCGAGCACGATATGGACGGCCTGCTGCGGGAGATCTCGCTGGACCGCGCGAACGGGCTGCAGGGCAAGACGTGCATCCACCCGAGCCATGTGGCGCCGGTGCACGCGCTGTCGGTGGTGAGCCACGAGGAGTACGTGGACGCGACGGACATCGTGCGCAAGTCCGGTGCGGGCGGCGGGGTGATGCGGTCGGCGTACACGAACAAGATGAACGAGGCGAAGCCGCACCGGGCATGGGCGGAGCGGACGCTGCGCCGGGCGCGGGTGTTCGGGGTGGCGCGGGAGGACACGACGTTCGTGGAACTGCTGGCGGCGGCGGGACGGGGAGAGAGCTGA
- a CDS encoding peroxiredoxin, translating to MALDGIEALAPGAEAPHFALRNEHGETVRLSDYRGEKAVVLLFFPYAFTGVCTGELCALRDRLPAFVNDEVQLLAVSCDTPFALRVFADREDFGYPLLSDFWPHGATARAYGVFDEEKGCAVRGTFIIDTAGTVRWTVVNDLPDARDLDEYVAALKAIAPA from the coding sequence ATGGCACTGGACGGGATCGAGGCGCTGGCGCCCGGCGCCGAGGCGCCGCACTTCGCGCTGCGCAACGAGCACGGCGAGACCGTGCGGCTCTCGGACTACCGCGGCGAGAAGGCGGTCGTCCTGCTCTTCTTCCCGTATGCCTTCACCGGCGTCTGCACGGGAGAACTGTGCGCGCTGCGCGACCGGCTGCCCGCCTTCGTCAACGACGAGGTCCAGCTTCTCGCCGTCTCCTGTGACACGCCGTTCGCCCTGCGCGTCTTCGCCGACCGGGAGGACTTCGGCTACCCGCTGCTGAGCGATTTCTGGCCGCACGGCGCCACGGCGCGGGCGTACGGCGTCTTCGACGAGGAGAAGGGCTGCGCGGTCCGCGGCACCTTCATCATCGACACCGCGGGCACGGTGCGCTGGACGGTCGTCAACGACCTGCCGGACGCCCGGGACCTCGACGAGTACGTGGCGGCGCTGAAGGCGATCGCCCCCGCCTGA